The following proteins are encoded in a genomic region of Schistocerca serialis cubense isolate TAMUIC-IGC-003099 chromosome 9, iqSchSeri2.2, whole genome shotgun sequence:
- the LOC126418584 gene encoding TLC domain-containing protein 3A isoform X1, translated as MQRLSYAGRYPEQQSLKTPPASLLLVSVLGSFVLAAGSVILLAPEDRISVARGAWLSGLGLIFFVSLFDLLNHVALQTNVGHVFRKKYELTLYEVLDISNKTVSAVQAVLSCITGSIVCMWSCTRDFLRSSHFMSEAYAWFGASYFFYDIWSMYKVHTSGKSDVERQQHSGHCLAQWSDYICKQPMIVLHHLFIGSFGFLVIVHLRGDLGDCIFGVVYLMELSTPFVSFRGILSKLKMKSSQLYVVNGLVMLVTFFLCRVITLPYVCYKYSDYVGLSFWEAFISLPTGCKISIAILMFPQIYWFILMVKGAFSVFFPVK; from the exons ATGCAGCGACTTTCCTACGCCGGGAGATACCCGGAG CAGCAGAGTTTGAAGACTCCGCCGGCTTCCTTACTTCTGGTGTCAGTGTTGGGGTCGTTTGTTCTAGCAGCAGGCTCAGTAATTCTTCTGGCACCAGAAGACCGCATTTCAGTTGCCCGTGGGGCCTGGCTTTCGGGGCTTGGGCTTATCTTCTTCGTTTCGCTGTTTGATCTCCTTAATCATGTGGCATTGCAGACGAATGTTGGACATGTGTTCCGAAAAAAGTACGAACTGACATTGTATGAAGTCCTCGATATTTCCAACAA AACTGTGTCAGCAGTTCAGGCAGTATTATCGTGTATCACGGGATCCATTGTATGTATGTGGTCATGCACACGTGACTTCCTGCGATCTTCACATTTCATGTCAGAAGCGTATGCATGGTTTGGTGCTTCATACTTCTTCTATGATATATGGTCAATGTACAAAGTCCATACATCTGGCAAAAGTGATGTGGAGCGACAACAACACAGTGGTCACTGCCTTGCACAATGGAGCGATTACATTTGCAAACAGCCAATGATAGTACTGCATCATTTGTTTATTGGCTCATTTGGATTCCTCGTCATTGTT CATCTGAGAGGTGACTTAGGGGACTGTATATTTGGGGTTGTGTACCTTATGGAACTCAGTACACCTTTTGTCTCTTTTAGAGGCATCCTCAGTAAGTTAAAG ATGAAATCATCACAGCTTTATGTGGTCAATGGTCTAGTCATGCTAGTCACGTTTTTTCTCTGCCGTGTAATTACGCTCCCGTATGTCTGCTATAAGTACAGTGACTATGTAGGATTGTCATTTTGGGAG gctTTCATATCGCTGCCTACTGGTTGTAAAATTAGCATAGCCATATTGATGTTTCCTCAGATATATTGGTTTATTCTGATGGTAAAGGgtgcattttcagttttttttccagtGAAGTAA
- the LOC126418584 gene encoding TLC domain-containing protein 3A isoform X2, whose amino-acid sequence MQRLSYAGRYPEQSLKTPPASLLLVSVLGSFVLAAGSVILLAPEDRISVARGAWLSGLGLIFFVSLFDLLNHVALQTNVGHVFRKKYELTLYEVLDISNKTVSAVQAVLSCITGSIVCMWSCTRDFLRSSHFMSEAYAWFGASYFFYDIWSMYKVHTSGKSDVERQQHSGHCLAQWSDYICKQPMIVLHHLFIGSFGFLVIVHLRGDLGDCIFGVVYLMELSTPFVSFRGILSKLKMKSSQLYVVNGLVMLVTFFLCRVITLPYVCYKYSDYVGLSFWEAFISLPTGCKISIAILMFPQIYWFILMVKGAFSVFFPVK is encoded by the exons ATGCAGCGACTTTCCTACGCCGGGAGATACCCGGAG CAGAGTTTGAAGACTCCGCCGGCTTCCTTACTTCTGGTGTCAGTGTTGGGGTCGTTTGTTCTAGCAGCAGGCTCAGTAATTCTTCTGGCACCAGAAGACCGCATTTCAGTTGCCCGTGGGGCCTGGCTTTCGGGGCTTGGGCTTATCTTCTTCGTTTCGCTGTTTGATCTCCTTAATCATGTGGCATTGCAGACGAATGTTGGACATGTGTTCCGAAAAAAGTACGAACTGACATTGTATGAAGTCCTCGATATTTCCAACAA AACTGTGTCAGCAGTTCAGGCAGTATTATCGTGTATCACGGGATCCATTGTATGTATGTGGTCATGCACACGTGACTTCCTGCGATCTTCACATTTCATGTCAGAAGCGTATGCATGGTTTGGTGCTTCATACTTCTTCTATGATATATGGTCAATGTACAAAGTCCATACATCTGGCAAAAGTGATGTGGAGCGACAACAACACAGTGGTCACTGCCTTGCACAATGGAGCGATTACATTTGCAAACAGCCAATGATAGTACTGCATCATTTGTTTATTGGCTCATTTGGATTCCTCGTCATTGTT CATCTGAGAGGTGACTTAGGGGACTGTATATTTGGGGTTGTGTACCTTATGGAACTCAGTACACCTTTTGTCTCTTTTAGAGGCATCCTCAGTAAGTTAAAG ATGAAATCATCACAGCTTTATGTGGTCAATGGTCTAGTCATGCTAGTCACGTTTTTTCTCTGCCGTGTAATTACGCTCCCGTATGTCTGCTATAAGTACAGTGACTATGTAGGATTGTCATTTTGGGAG gctTTCATATCGCTGCCTACTGGTTGTAAAATTAGCATAGCCATATTGATGTTTCCTCAGATATATTGGTTTATTCTGATGGTAAAGGgtgcattttcagttttttttccagtGAAGTAA